The Helianthus annuus cultivar XRQ/B chromosome 15, HanXRQr2.0-SUNRISE, whole genome shotgun sequence genomic sequence AAAACCAGCATACAAAAACATGGTTTTTTTCTAAACTCTGCTGCAAACTATACGATGCTCATGTTAACTACAACTCAAAGCAAATGGCAGTAACCAATACAAGCCAACATTCAATATTCCAGCCTTTTTTTGTAGATATCAAAAAACATGCGCATAGAGGAAAATACTAGTACCGAACGATATCTTGGAGGCACTCGTAGAAGTGTGAAATTTGTATCGTTTCCTTGCCTGAGTAAATTGCTTCTGCGCTTCCACCAGATTCTCCTTGTGCCGCCATCTCAACCACCATATATAGCCGCTTGATTGGCATCtacacaaccaccaccacaaaTATTTAAGTTTACCAAGGAAAGCGGTTCAGTTGTAACTGAAGCAAAAATAGTTAAGGAGATTAAAATCTTACATCATTCAATGCCTCGGCTGCAGCCTCAACATCATCATCAGAGAACACCTTAAGTTGTTGTAATACCTGAAATCACAAAGATTGAAcataaatcaaacaaacaaaaacatTAACCGTTAAACATCACATCAAAAGAGCATTTAACTTTGAAACTTGCCTTCTTAGCATCCTCGGTCTTCAATGTAGGAACATGGTAAGTGACCGAGAAAGCATCACAAACACCAACTGACTCCAAAAAGGATACCTCACTTGTTGTTCCAATTACCAGCATATTTTTACCCTGAAAGTTTTAGTAACAAAAAATGTAAGATACTAGAAGGGTAAAAGAACATAAAACATTTAATTTTTTCGTGTTTTGTTTACACATTATTCTTATTATTAACATACAAGAAATAATAAAGAACATACCTTTGGAGGAAGCCGTTTGAGGAGGACCATTAATGTTTGAGATATCAAATTTGAAAAACGAGGACCGATTGCAACATATTCAAGTAGTCTGCATTagtgaaataaaataaaatgagaTTAATCAGCAACCAATACAGATTTTGTTTGTATGATATTAACAAGTGAATCAATTACCTTTCAATATCATCAAGGACAATAATGCTCAAGGTTGActtgtaagcatcctcaaataCCTATAAAAAGTGTTCACATGAGAAAAGATTCGTGAAAATctatcataaaaatatgaaagaAGCATACAACCTTGACGATTTGTGCACATTTACTTCCTTCACTGAGTCCAATCATCGTTTCAGCAGAAATCTATAATCATTAGAAAAAAATGTTGATTTCACACTATGCagtgaataaattattttaagacTTTCTAAAATATAAATGAACTTACAATCTTCACATATGGGAAATCACTACCGATACCAACAGTAGCTGCCATTGCAGTCTTACCACTGCCAGAAACATTATCGGAACATTAAAGACAGGTTATATTAAAACTGATTatcatataaaattaaaaaaaaaaaaaaacaaaacaaaatttacCTGCCACTTGGACCTTCTAGAAGAACTGTGACAAGTGGACTACCTCTGCTAACTTTAACTTGCTCTGCTAATAGCATGGTTCTTTTAAAGATATGATCATGTCGCTGACCACAATCAACTATTCCATTCAGTCTGCATTAAATTAAAAGATTTAAGAAATGTAGTCATCGTTAACAAAAACAAGATTATTTTATTCAGAGAATTGAGAGAACACTTTATACCTGCAACGCTCAAGGTCGTCAGTGGAAGCACCAAAGGCAGGAATAACTTCATGAAGAGCATTCAAGAAATCCTCCATGGTGACCTTGATGCTCTCCTCGTCTATGGTTTTGGTTAAGTCATCAAGGCTGAGCTGGCGATTCAGAGCATAAGAAACCGCACTTTTCACAACACCTTCAAGTTCTGCTCCACTGTAGTTCTTGGTTCGTGCAGCTgtaatacaaaaacattaaactTAATCAAACCGTAACATGCTTTTTCATTAAAATGACAGAATTATAGAAACCAGTGAACAAACATACCAAGCTCTTGCAAGTTAACATCGGGAGCTAGAAAAGAATTCTCTTTCATCTTATTTGTATGAATTTGAAGAATTTGAAAACGACCGTTTTCATCTGGAAGGCTGATTTCCACTTGGACTTCCAAACGACCAGGCCTAAAcaagttttagaaaaaaaaattagtgaaaaCTTGATACAAATTAATGACAGTTAACACCACCTTATGAGGGATAATGAGCTCACCTCAAAAGAGCTTCATCAAGCAAATCCTTTCTATTTGTCATTCCAATGAGCAACACATTGTTTAAAGCTTCCACACCGTCTatctaaataatatattttacgAACTCAGTTTCTTACGTGGACTGGCCTTTTTAGAAATTCTACTTCTTTTGGTTAATAATTAAGTTAACGTTTAAAAAGTTGATCCAACCTTTGTAAGGAGCTGATTAACGATGCTATCATGCACTCCTGTGCCATCCCTAGTTGA encodes the following:
- the LOC110912858 gene encoding vesicle-fusing ATPase gives rise to the protein MAGRSGSSLTMTVTNTPAKDLAYTNCAYCSPTDLRQFAVPGSNLAFALVGDVFVLSIAAYNTIQSGQIGLNAIQRRHARVSTGDSVSVSRFIPPEDFNIALLTLELEFVKKGNKEEQVDAVLLAQQLRKRFINQVLTSGQRVTFEYHGNGYIFTVSQVAVEGQGKSDIERGMLSEDSYIVFEASNSSGIKIVNQREAASSNIFKHKEFNLQSLGIGGLSNEFADIFRRAFASRVFPPHVASKLGVKHVKGMLLYGPPGTGKTLMARQIGKMLNGKDPKIVNGPEVLSKFVGETEKNVRDLFADAEQDQRTRGDQSDLHVIIFDEIDAICKSRGSTRDGTGVHDSIVNQLLTKIDGVEALNNVLLIGMTNRKDLLDEALLRPGRLEVQVEISLPDENGRFQILQIHTNKMKENSFLAPDVNLQELAARTKNYSGAELEGVVKSAVSYALNRQLSLDDLTKTIDEESIKVTMEDFLNALHEVIPAFGASTDDLERCRLNGIVDCGQRHDHIFKRTMLLAEQVKVSRGSPLVTVLLEGPSGSGKTAMAATVGIGSDFPYVKIISAETMIGLSEGSKCAQIVKVFEDAYKSTLSIIVLDDIERLLEYVAIGPRFSNLISQTLMVLLKRLPPKGKNMLVIGTTSEVSFLESVGVCDAFSVTYHVPTLKTEDAKKVLQQLKVFSDDDVEAAAEALNDMPIKRLYMVVEMAAQGESGGSAEAIYSGKETIQISHFYECLQDIVRY